The region TCACTTGGTGCAGATAGACAATTTATTCACACtgccatttatttttgttttttaatgtcTGGGTATGACAGTTAAGAATGGCATGTTTTTTATTGTCTGGGTATGACAGTTAAGAATGGCATGTTTTTTATTGTCTGGGTATGACAGTTAAGAATGGCATGTTTTTTATTGTCTGGGTATGACCGTTAAGAATGGCGTGTTTTTTATTGTCTGGGTGTGACAGTTAAGAATGGCATGTTTTTTGTTGTTCAGAACACAGCACTAACTGGCTTTATGTTCATAGGTTTGATTGTTATGGATAACTAGAGAGAGCCATATTATGTACAAGTATTGTGGGTGTGTTTGCAAAATAAGATCTCATTGGCTTCTTATGCAATGTTAAAGAGCATGTATTTATAAACGTTTTCAATGCAAATCATGCAATAAATTATTGCTCTAGTCCGTCCTGCATATTTTCACTTAATATATAACTGTAATAGTTTGTCCATTTACATTTAGTTGGTTATTATGGAAATGCACAATAATTACTTCTGCAAATCTCTGTATATGAGCTCAAGTCAAGATCAGGAGAGTCTTGGTTGTCAGGACACTTAATCATTGTCTTTATACCTaaaaccaaacatgattttagagctttgaGAAGATCGATGAGTAATACTAATGCACTTTAATTCATGCTGGAGACACTTGAGTGTTTTGCATTAACTTTAGATTGAAACTGGGAATTCACTTCAACTTCTGTAAATAATAATTgtattaattaaaaaaaaaattatgagcCATTTTGTACAATGTTCTTTGAGCAAATAAATGAAAAGTATTGTATAATATTCACGTGTATTTCTTGACTCCTCGCGTGTGTGTTCTTGTGGCTGGATGTTCAATAAGGGTATTTTATTAAAACGACTCCGATTTTAGAGTTGACACCACCCTTTCCCCCCATTGATTTCAGTACTAAGTTTGACACAAACGACATGCAGTACCAGAACAGGAAGTCGCAAATAAAACTAGCTAGTGTTCGTTCAATCATGCAACGATGTTTAAAAACGTGTTTCGATCTGGTTTTCTAATTAGGACCgcacatgtcctcctaacatgGGTTATTACACTGATACTATTCTTACATGACACCGGTAAGTTAGCGTCTCTTCGAGGCAAACCATATTAATTAGCCatttagttagctaacgttagcttaccAGGCAACACAGACTGGAGACATTATGAAAACAATACTCTTGATAGCTTGCAGGCTAGATAAAGTGGTTGCTCTCAGCCATATATTTTAGTCACAGCGAATACAATAGTAATTTTAACAACACAACCTCCCACGTGTTGGATTTATGTGGTGTTTAAGTAAGTTTATATTTTGCCTGTTAAGATCTCCGAAGACAAAGGGAGAATGGAGAGTTGATGCAGCCTGTAGTGTTTTCCTTGCTAGTCCTGCTGTCAGTGATGCTgtatttcactgtctctctgatggACCCGGGCTTTGTTCTTTCTGACAGTGTCAAGGTGAGCCTTAACCCTCATTAACCCTCCCCCAAAACCCCTTCTGATAAGATGTATTCCATACTGATGTTACATATTTGTCTTTGAATGTGTGAGTATGCCCAGGGCTCAGGTGAAGAATTGGAGGAGATGATCCCTCAAAACCCCATACCTCGCCTGCGCCGGTGTGGCTACTGTCTGCTACAGGTAGGACAGCAGGAAGAATACCATCCAGTTGCAGTTAGATCATTAATAACTTAATAACTACAATCTTGGATCACAGATGAGATGACATATTGGGGGTGTGCTATGTTGATGTTAGTATGTATGACTCCTTGTTCTCTCCTCTTTGTCTCAAGCAGCAGCCCATGAGAGCTAAGCACTGCCAGGCCTGCAAACATTGTGTGCGACGGTTTGACCATCACTGTCCGTGGATAGAGAATTGTGTGGGTGAGAGAAACCACCGCTGTTTCATCATCTATCTGGCTGTTCAGCTGCTTGCTCTACTCTGGGCATTGCAGATTGCTTGGTGAGTGTGGGTGATTTAACCTGATGAAAGTAGCTATGAGGTATTATTATTGCAATGTAGATTAAATACTATTTGTCCCACATACGCAATAGTTCCCTTGTTGTATTATTGATGTCAATATCATTTGATGTACTCTGTCTTTCAGGTCAGGTTTCCATTCTTCTGGCACTTGGAAACTGTGGCTCATTGTGAATGGGTTTTTGCTGGCAGCGCTGTGTGTTGTAGGTGTGTTGTCCTTGGTGGTGGTCCTGCTCCTGGGCTGCCACCTCTATCTGATCTCCATCAATTCCACCACCTGGGAGTTCATGTCCCGCCACCGGATCACCTACCTGAAGAGCTACAGTGACGAGGAGAACCCCTTTGATCGTGGCATTCTCTGTAATCTTTGGGACTTCTTCTGCATGTGCCGAACTGTGGTGTGGGAGCAGGTGTACTACAGAGGGAGCCACAATCACGTCTGACCTCACTCTACAGACAACATGCCCATACCAGGCTATAGGATTAAGCCAGGGTCGTGGCACCGCGTAGGCCTTCCATTCTGCTTCCCCCATAATTGAGATTTTTTGCAAAGTTGAAGTTGCCTAATATTTTGATATTTATGTAATATATGGTCCTAGgtattttttattgttttgtttaacTGAGTGACAGTTTATCGTGAGTCATTGAGTATGCTATTTTCCACGTTGAACTAATGATGTACTGTAATATTGAAAGGTGTTGATAAAAAATGTTATGCATTAACTTTAGTACTCTGTTTTATAATATGTTGAAACGTTAGAATTTTTACCTGTATTCTTTGATAAAACTTTTCACTCTTTCATTAATTGGAAATAATGTAttcatatttttgtatttattgacATAGACAACACAATAAAACACTAATGATTTCAATGAATATGCATTCATTTTGTCTCATATACATTTCTTTGTGGTAATCCACATACATTCATACAGTAATGCATAATTATTAGCAGCAACTATTGAACCGTTTTAATAGCAAAATAAATACTATTTCTATCATAATCAACTATCAGCCTCTCACTTTACAATCTCACTCGTTATTGCATTAAGTGCTCAATCCCACAATATTGGTTTATTCATAAATATGGCTACCTTATTTAATGGCTTCTCTCATGAAAATGTCTACATAAAACTAAGTTCACAAGTGTGCCATGCACATTTTAGTCACACTAAAAATAATAAATTGGCTGGTAGGTAGAAAgtagatatgttagtaggagttAGTAGTTAAACACACATTGGTAGGGAATGACTGGACCCAGATATGAGAACATGGAATATTTCATCTTCACACagaacaacattttgaaaagacATTGTAACAGGAATAAATAGCCTTTTTCATTTGCTCAGTCAAGGCAGTGGGCAAAGCCTCTCACAGTGATGCATAGAAATGGCAGCGTGTACCTCTCTAAAGGGAACAGTTATCTGATAATAGCAAAATAAGCAAAGGCCACAAAGCATGCTCAAATTCTGTCCACATTAGACCGATCATCAAATCTGTTATGTTTCGTAGATGGCAGCCAATTGTATTTGAGTGAAATCCAGAGCATTACACACTAGTGTTAATGTTTGGATATCACTGGGTACTATAAACAATGAAACAGTCATAGAACCTGGCCGTCAGACTAATTCATGGCACAGAAATACCAGGGTTGCATTCAAATTACTTTCCACCTGCAGAATATCCCATATCCTGCTTGGTTGAGTTTGTTGATGATGGCAGTGAGGACAGTCCGCCTCATCTACATGTACCGTTGGGGCGAGCTACATTCAGTTATTGTCAGTTATGAAAAGGTTGTGCTATGGAACTGTTCATGCAACCATTTCATGAGCTGGATGCAACCCTGGTCTCTGATTGCTTCATCCATGCAGGGCTGAGAAGTCAAAATCTGCGAAGGCCTCCTGCTGCTCAGGGGAGAGGCTGCAGGACACGGGAGGAGGTGACAGGATCGGCTGGAGACTCGTGAACTCGCTGTCAAAGTTACTGACATCCACAGACTCCTTAATTTTTGGCAGGAACGGAGGTTTCACTTTTTTAGCTAGCAGTGCATCCCAGTCTATAGTCTGTTTGTCAAATAGATACAGTGCAGGGTTAAATTGCAAAATATAAGTTATTTTCCTACAAGCATCTCAAAGATAAGGTTGATGCATTTACAGTATATCTAAAAGCATGGATtgaaaatgattttatttgaactaAATTACCTTGAAGAATTTCTCTTCCTTGACTTCATTTGCGTCCCCTTCTCCGGCTCCCAGCCTTTTCTCTGGATTCCTCTTAAGAAGCTGCAGGGAGGAGGGGTTTGATTAGGGATCAGCATGCACAGACAGGGGGATGGTTCAAACACTGATATTTTCAGAACAAAACTATTTCTGAACGGTTTCCGAATATATAAAAatatgagagacagaatgagcAGAGAAAGGAGAGGTTGTTACCTTTTGAATGATGGAGATGGAGTCTGGAGAGAGGCATCCAGGATACTGAACATCGTCATTAACTATGCTGTCAAACACCTCCTCTTCATCTTCTCCTGGGAATGGAGACTGGCacaagatggagagggggaaccCTTTAGTCTGATGAATGACCACCAGTCATTGAAACTATAAAGCTTTACATTTCTGTGTATTTGTACTGTTATTATTGATTTGtgactgtttttgttgttgtttacaaaaatctATGACTGTGTTTTATGGAGTGTGTTTCTGGTCTGTTGATGACTTACTTCTCCCACAAGCATCTCAAAGATAAGGACGCCCATGCCCCACCAGTCCACAGCTCGTGTGTAGTTATCATCAGTAAGCACCTCAGGCGCCAGGAACTCTGGGGTTCCACAGAATGTTGATGTCCGGTCGCCATGCCCCATCCCTGCCAGTACAACAACAGATGGAGCAGCATTTAACTAAAtgctcacacacatacaatttgTCATATGTCATTTCCACACATAACCACAAACCCTGTCGTAAGATATAATAAACCATAATTTTACCTTCTTTACAAAGTCCAAAGTCTGTGATTTTAACAAATCCGTCTGCATCCATCAGCAAGTTGTCTAACTTCAAATCTCTATGAAAAACACATGCACATGAAATAAGCTGTAGCCAGAGCTGTATTAAGTGCTAGTTAATATGACTCATAGACACGACTCACCGATAAACTATCTTATTCAGATGCAGGAACTCTAGACCCAGCAAAACACAGGCTGAGTAGAACCTGTAACACAAAGAAAATACACATTTGCACTGtccaaatgtttttttaatggcacgtgcatgtgtgtgtgtgtgtgtgtgtgtttgtgtgtgtgtgtgtgtgtgtgtgtgtgcttgtcggGTAAAACTCACCTGGTCTGCAACTCAGAGAAGACGTTATTATGGATGTGAATCATGAGGTCTCCTCCTGGTGAGTACTCCATGACAAAACAAACATGCTCACTGGTCTGGAAACAGCCGTGCAGGTTGACCAGGAAAGGGTGCCTCGATGCATTGATCATCTCGAAGATCCTCCTCTCACACATAAGACTGTGAAGGCATCAGAAAGAGCATTTCTTACTGTAAATAAGTTATTATCTGTGGTATATCACTAATTTATTTGTGTAAGGTGAGCAAGGCTATTCATTGTATAGTATATGTCCCAATAAAGAACATTAACCTGTCCACTTCATCACGGGTCACAATATCCCTCTTCTTCAAGGCTTTAATGGCATAGAGTTTTCCCGTCTTCTTCCACTCAGCTAGAAGTACCTGGATAGGGTGAACATTGGCGTACATGAAGCATTGGGCTGTGCAAAATCATATAGTGctctaatataatgttctgttgGCAAAAAAGTCTGGACCTTTCCAAAGTGTCCTCTTCCCAGGACAGAGATACATTTGAAGTCTTCCATCTGCATCCTTGTTCTCTCTGTGTAGTTTTCAATGGAGGACTGAAAAGAGACAGACGGATATGCTATGAAGGTAGAATCATGAAGCAATCAAGGCCAGTCATTTATTCAAATAGCAAGTCTACCAATGCACTTTATGCACTTCACTTTAACAAGATGACAATAGACTGGAACCACCATTTTATGTTTAGTGGAGCTGGTATGGATGTTCACCTCTTTTTCTGTCAGAGTAGGCATAGGTGGTGTGTTCTGTGCTGTTGACACCGTGTTGGGTATGTTTCTTCCTTGGTCAACGCTAAACGTTTTAAATGCTAAACGCTCCTCACTTATGTTAAGACTAATCACCGGCACTTCACTGCAGATATAGAGAAACACAGTGATGGTCATATATTCAGGGAAATCATGCAATGATAAAGATATTACATATACTCAAATACATATACTCATATACccaaatattcttagaaatacaCTACACAAAATACTTATTTGACTATTTCTACTGTTTCCATGGGCAGCTATGTGTAATTTCTCACCCTGGCAGTAGGGGGGTTGACCGAGTGGCCTTATTGGTAGAAGGTGAGGGGTTGACCACAACATCAGAGGAAGTAGACGGACTCAAAGTGGTAAAGGAACATTGAGGCAGGACACTCATCATCAGATGACCCCATGTGGCAAAGTTCATGTTCATCTGGGCAGCACGAAGGAAGTTCTTCCCTGAGTGGAGGGACAGGAACACCCATCAACACTTATCATCAACAGTAACATGAGTAGGTCTATTTGATCTGTGACCACAGCCAGGTTACATACAGTACCTTTCTCTTTTGTGAAAATGCACCTCTGACGCCTTAGTTTGGGTTGGCGCTCAATCACAGGGTTGACAAACGTAATCTGCAAAGCCACCAGAAAAACAAGTAGCTTGTTACATATGGGTATCTGGTTGATAGACCGAACTCTGGCAAAGCCATCTCATATTCAGAAATATAAAGGAATCAGACCTCAGTGAAGAGTGTTCCCTGGGGCTCTAGGCACAAACACAGGGTATGTCGTTGGTTGTCCAGGAAATCTTCCAGGCGCAGGTACTTGACTGCACACATCACCCTCCAGTCTTGCCAGTAGATCCCAATCTCCAGCTCCCGAGACTGTGGGGGCACAAAGATGCATGTGCAATCTCCCAACTGAGAAACTATATGGTATTTTGCCAATACAGACACTTTCAGACTATGTACAACAATTACATAGAGTTCCCATACAACCAGTTATGTGAAGTACAATGGTTCCTCCTGGTGTTCAGTTAAAAGAACTATGCCTCAACCAGTCACCTCTCCCACTTCAACTGGTTGTATCAATTTCCCACTTCATTGCCACTACTTACCCGCTCCAGTTGGATGCTGAAGCTTTGTCTCCAGGCCTGCTTGCTCAAAGGTCTCCAGTGGGTACGACCCACCACTCTGTTATCCAGTTTCAACACTGCACTTATCTCCACTGCCAGACAGAAAGTCTGATATTACTGTCCTATACTGTACTTCCATGACTACAATAACATTTAGGAGAGATGGTTCTACAGGTGCAGTACTTGGGATATTCAAATGCAACAACCATAGCTTCAACACAAAGTCACTGGCCCTCTGGGCACTAACCCTAATGCCATACAGACGCAGTACACTCCCCTACAGAAGAGGAGGTAGTGGATGTTGAATCTAACACTAAAGAGCTGTGTAGGGCTAAGGTCCTTTATATGGGGACTTACAGGAGAGGTTTTCTGTGTGATGAGGTTGGCTGTTGACATTGAAATCTGGTGGGCTCTCCGGAGAAGAAGATCCACTGGTTATTTGGCCTCGTCCTGGCAGTGATTTCAGCAAGTCCTCACATCCCAAAAGCATGACCTCAAGTGTGCCTGCAAAAATATTACATGTATCAGGAGAACAGGCCTTAAAATAAACATTATCATTCTGCTTTTACATCAGATCCATAAACAGACATAAAATACCTGTAAGGTTTGAAGAGAGTAGTTACCTGTTAGGGAGGCAGGCTTGAGAaaggatgaggaggtggaggaggggaaggagcaaAGTAGGCAATTTTGCTGTTGTCCCTCAGGGGGTGGGGATACTGTAGGGAGCCCCTGCTTGGTGACAGGCTCCTGGAGAGTCTCCTGAGATGACTCCCCCAGGCGGTGCTCCAGAGAAAGTCGCAGAAGATCTAGCTTCTGAGAAGAGTCTTGCACACGGGACCGGGCCTGGTAGAGAGATTTATGCATTTTCCCATACATGCATAGCATAGGCACAAAAACAAATGTTCCAACCAAGACTCTTTCCACTCTCAAACTAACTAATTGTACAAAATATTCATTAGTCCCTCTGAAATTATACTAATTTTGTAGGTTGTTTTTTAGAATGTTTTCAAATAGTTTATAGATACATTCTAGCTAGCCCACCTCAGCCAGGGCCAATTGGTCCTGGGATGGCAGCTCCTCAAGCTGCTTCACCACATCCCTGGCCACCTTcaccacctctgtctctctctggacatAGTGTTTTAACTCAAACACATGGATGTCCAGGGGATTTACACCCACTGGGGTACTTCCTTCTGGATCAAAGATGCATGAGAAAACAGGCCATGTTCAGACTTAGACTGCATAGAGAAAGCATTATGATATATCCTCACATAGGTAATACAGTTGTCATTTTCAGTGATCTTACATTTTTCATAATCCTACCAGCATATAAAATAGCAAGCAAAACAAACACTGGAACTACAGAGcatcggaaagcattcagacatcttcgctttttccacattttcttatgttacagcattattctaaaattgattaaattgttgtttttttcctcatcaatctacacacagcaaaaacaggcttttagaaatgaTTGCAAATTAATcaaaaataaaacactgaaatatcacatttacaataagcattcagaccctttattgagtactttgttgaagcacctttggcagcattacagccttgtgtcttcttgggtatgatgctacaggcttggcacacctgtatttggggagtttctcgcattcttctctgcaggtcctctcaagctctgccaggttggatggggagcgtcatggcacagctattttcaggtctcgccggagatgttcgatcaggttcaagtccgggctctggctgggccactcaaggacattgagagacttgtcccaaagccattccttcattgtcttggctgtgtgcttagggtcattgtcctgttggtgaaccttcaccccagtctgaggtcctgaagcaggttttcatcaaggatctctctgtacttttctctgttcatctttccctagatcctgactagtctatcataccctgccgctgaaaaacattcccacagcatgatgctgccaccatcatgcttcaccatagggatggtattggtcaggtgatgagcggtgccttgtttcctccagacgtgacgcttggcattcaattttggtttcaccaaaccaaagaatcttgtttctcattgtctgagagtcttttaggtgccttttggtaaagtgcaagtgggctgtcatgtgccttttactgaagaatggcttccatctggccactaatactgtaaaggcctgattggcgctgcagaaatggttgtccttttggaaggttttcccatctccacagagaaactgtggagctctgtcagagtgaccataggattcttggtcacctcccttctcccccgattgctcagtttggcctggcggccagctctaggaagtcttggtggttccaaactacttccacttaagaatgatggaggccactatgttcttgcgGAAAATGTTCTGTactcttccccaggtctgtgcctcgacacaatcctgactctacagacaattcctttagacctcatggcttggttttggctctgacatgcactgtcaactgtgggaccttatatagacagatatgcgtctttccaaatcatgtccaatcaatttaatttaccacaggtggactccaatcaagttgtagaaacatctcaaggttgatcaatggaaacagaatgcacctgagctcaatttcgagtctcatagcaaagggtctgaatacttatgtaaataaggtatttctgttttttatttttaataatttgcaaaaaaatcgAAATAcctgttttcacttagtcattatgggatattgtgtgtagattgatgaataaaaacatttatttaatcaattttagaataaggctgtaatgtatcaaaatgtgggaaaaataaaggggtctgaatacttttcgaatgtaCTGTACATAACAAATTATAGTTAGATACAAGACAGTAACGGCAGTGATGGCAGTTCAATCCTGATAGCATTTTCAATTCTGTGCAAAGATGTGGATTGAGTTAACTGTATATTGTAACCATGAACACCTAACTAAACTGTACCATAAAGCTCTGACCTCCATGATTGGTGCTGTCATGGTTGCTGCTCCCATCCCCAACACCAGTCTGGGTGACTTTGATAATCTGCATTCGGATCAGCTCGATCTTGGAACGGCTGTCCTGCAGCATCTGCTGAGCTGTAGACAGCATCTCCAGATCCTGGAAAGTGATAATAACACTAACACAATGATACGGAAACACAcccagtccagtacagtacacCTGAACAAAACCTGCTCCATGTTTATTGATCCAAGAAAATAAATACTCTGATAGTCATAAAATAGTGGTGAAT is a window of Oncorhynchus kisutch isolate 150728-3 linkage group LG3, Okis_V2, whole genome shotgun sequence DNA encoding:
- the LOC109873416 gene encoding serine/threonine-protein kinase N2 isoform X1, whose translation is MLSTAQQMLQDSRSKIELIRMQIIKVTQTGVGDGSSNHDSTNHGEGSTPVGVNPLDIHVFELKHYVQRETEVVKVARDVVKQLEELPSQDQLALAEARSRVQDSSQKLDLLRLSLEHRLGESSQETLQEPVTKQGLPTVSPPPEGQQQNCLLCSFPSSTSSSFLKPASLTGTLEVMLLGCEDLLKSLPGRGQITSGSSSPESPPDFNVNSQPHHTENLSLEISAVLKLDNRVVGRTHWRPLSKQAWRQSFSIQLERSRELEIGIYWQDWRVMCAVKYLRLEDFLDNQRHTLCLCLEPQGTLFTEITFVNPVIERQPKLRRQRCIFTKEKGKNFLRAAQMNMNFATWGHLMMSVLPQCSFTTLSPSTSSDVVVNPSPSTNKATRSTPLLPGEVPVISLNISEERLAFKTFSVDQGRNIPNTVSTAQNTPPMPTLTEKESSIENYTERTRMQMEDFKCISVLGRGHFGKVLLAEWKKTGKLYAIKALKKRDIVTRDEVDSLMCERRIFEMINASRHPFLVNLHGCFQTSEHVCFVMEYSPGGDLMIHIHNNVFSELQTRFYSACVLLGLEFLHLNKIVYRDLKLDNLLMDADGFVKITDFGLCKEGMGHGDRTSTFCGTPEFLAPEVLTDDNYTRAVDWWGMGVLIFEMLVGESPFPGEDEEEVFDSIVNDDVQYPGCLSPDSISIIQKLLKRNPEKRLGAGEGDANEVKEEKFFKTIDWDALLAKKVKPPFLPKIKESVDVSNFDSEFTSLQPILSPPPVSCSLSPEQQEAFADFDFSALHG
- the LOC109878034 gene encoding probable palmitoyltransferase ZDHHC12 isoform X2; translation: MFKNVFRSGFLIRTAHVLLTWVITLILFLHDTDLRRQRENGELMQPVVFSLLVLLSVMLYFTVSLMDPGFVLSDSVKYAQGSGEELEEMIPQNPIPRLRRCGYCLLQQPMRAKHCQACKHCVRRFDHHCPWIENCVGERNHRCFIIYLAVQLLALLWALQIAWSGFHSSGTWKLWLIVNGFLLAALCVVGVLSLVVVLLLGCHLYLISINSTTWEFMSRHRITYLKSYSDEENPFDRGILCNLWDFFCMCRTVVWEQVYYRGSHNHV
- the LOC109878034 gene encoding probable palmitoyltransferase ZDHHC12 isoform X3; this translates as MFKNVFRSGFLIRTAHVLLTWVITLILFLHDTDLRRQRENGELMQPVVFSLLVLLSVMLYFTVSLMDPGFVLSDSVKGSGEELEEMIPQNPIPRLRRCGYCLLQQQPMRAKHCQACKHCVRRFDHHCPWIENCVGERNHRCFIIYLAVQLLALLWALQIAWSGFHSSGTWKLWLIVNGFLLAALCVVGVLSLVVVLLLGCHLYLISINSTTWEFMSRHRITYLKSYSDEENPFDRGILCNLWDFFCMCRTVVWEQVYYRGSHNHV
- the LOC109878034 gene encoding probable palmitoyltransferase ZDHHC12 isoform X1 translates to MFKNVFRSGFLIRTAHVLLTWVITLILFLHDTDLRRQRENGELMQPVVFSLLVLLSVMLYFTVSLMDPGFVLSDSVKYAQGSGEELEEMIPQNPIPRLRRCGYCLLQQQPMRAKHCQACKHCVRRFDHHCPWIENCVGERNHRCFIIYLAVQLLALLWALQIAWSGFHSSGTWKLWLIVNGFLLAALCVVGVLSLVVVLLLGCHLYLISINSTTWEFMSRHRITYLKSYSDEENPFDRGILCNLWDFFCMCRTVVWEQVYYRGSHNHV
- the LOC109878034 gene encoding probable palmitoyltransferase ZDHHC12 isoform X4 produces the protein MFKNVFRSGFLIRTAHVLLTWVITLILFLHDTDLRRQRENGELMQPVVFSLLVLLSVMLYFTVSLMDPGFVLSDSVKGSGEELEEMIPQNPIPRLRRCGYCLLQQPMRAKHCQACKHCVRRFDHHCPWIENCVGERNHRCFIIYLAVQLLALLWALQIAWSGFHSSGTWKLWLIVNGFLLAALCVVGVLSLVVVLLLGCHLYLISINSTTWEFMSRHRITYLKSYSDEENPFDRGILCNLWDFFCMCRTVVWEQVYYRGSHNHV
- the LOC109873416 gene encoding serine/threonine-protein kinase N2 isoform X2; amino-acid sequence: MLSTAQQMLQDSRSKIELIRMQIIKVTQTGVGDGSSNHDSTNHGGSTPVGVNPLDIHVFELKHYVQRETEVVKVARDVVKQLEELPSQDQLALAEARSRVQDSSQKLDLLRLSLEHRLGESSQETLQEPVTKQGLPTVSPPPEGQQQNCLLCSFPSSTSSSFLKPASLTGTLEVMLLGCEDLLKSLPGRGQITSGSSSPESPPDFNVNSQPHHTENLSLEISAVLKLDNRVVGRTHWRPLSKQAWRQSFSIQLERSRELEIGIYWQDWRVMCAVKYLRLEDFLDNQRHTLCLCLEPQGTLFTEITFVNPVIERQPKLRRQRCIFTKEKGKNFLRAAQMNMNFATWGHLMMSVLPQCSFTTLSPSTSSDVVVNPSPSTNKATRSTPLLPGEVPVISLNISEERLAFKTFSVDQGRNIPNTVSTAQNTPPMPTLTEKESSIENYTERTRMQMEDFKCISVLGRGHFGKVLLAEWKKTGKLYAIKALKKRDIVTRDEVDSLMCERRIFEMINASRHPFLVNLHGCFQTSEHVCFVMEYSPGGDLMIHIHNNVFSELQTRFYSACVLLGLEFLHLNKIVYRDLKLDNLLMDADGFVKITDFGLCKEGMGHGDRTSTFCGTPEFLAPEVLTDDNYTRAVDWWGMGVLIFEMLVGESPFPGEDEEEVFDSIVNDDVQYPGCLSPDSISIIQKLLKRNPEKRLGAGEGDANEVKEEKFFKTIDWDALLAKKVKPPFLPKIKESVDVSNFDSEFTSLQPILSPPPVSCSLSPEQQEAFADFDFSALHG